The following proteins are co-located in the Leptospira weilii genome:
- a CDS encoding TetR/AcrR family transcriptional regulator: MNLQAQAQAQEEEVQNSIELDRNWPEGQKKIFLAAVEIFAQKGFSAATTGEIAKKAGVAEGLIFKYFKSKKELLLSLVLPILEDFIAPLSLKRLQAIFTQEFSTLEEFLTAIFEERVAFIVKNRHLFRIIFQEAFITFEIQAVLKQVFKEKLAPKLKECLKNFQERGMIAELPIDSVFRFIASNLAGYVLFTEILYRPEAEEDYRSGEEELKRTIEFIARGLRPQTKEEPALKPRTKKKSSTPAATKVKKKKKS; the protein is encoded by the coding sequence ATGAATTTGCAAGCACAAGCACAAGCACAAGAAGAAGAAGTGCAAAACAGTATCGAACTTGATCGGAATTGGCCGGAAGGACAAAAAAAAATCTTTTTGGCAGCGGTTGAGATATTTGCTCAAAAAGGTTTTTCTGCCGCAACTACGGGAGAGATCGCCAAAAAGGCCGGAGTCGCGGAAGGGTTGATCTTCAAATATTTTAAGAGTAAAAAGGAACTTCTTCTAAGTTTAGTATTGCCAATCCTGGAAGATTTTATTGCGCCGCTTTCGCTCAAAAGATTGCAGGCGATCTTTACTCAGGAGTTTTCGACTTTAGAAGAATTTCTTACGGCGATTTTCGAAGAAAGGGTAGCGTTCATCGTAAAAAATAGGCATTTATTTCGGATTATTTTTCAAGAAGCTTTTATCACGTTCGAGATTCAAGCCGTTTTGAAACAAGTTTTCAAAGAAAAATTGGCGCCTAAGCTTAAGGAATGTCTTAAAAACTTTCAAGAAAGAGGAATGATTGCGGAGCTGCCGATCGATTCCGTGTTTCGTTTTATTGCGTCCAATCTTGCCGGATACGTCTTATTTACGGAAATTCTCTACAGACCGGAGGCGGAAGAAGACTATCGGAGCGGGGAAGAGGAGTTGAAGAGAACAATCGAATTTATAGCAAGAGGACTTAGGCCTCAAACGAAAGAGGAACCGGCTTTGAAACCTCGAACCAAGAAGAAGTCATCTACTCCCGCGGCGACGAAAGTGAAGAAAAAAAAGAAGTCTTAG
- a CDS encoding efflux RND transporter periplasmic adaptor subunit, which translates to MNVLIDKIKFWFSVYRSLRLPFRILLPLLPVLFLFLFLTTKGKNKAEDVAVLGPVAEKVYGLGTVHSLNTFRFRVGVPTRITKVFVLEGDEVVPGQALLQLEGTTIVRSPIRGIVSDVGYHEGEVAFQNLLAIEVLGMESKYLIVALDEQVLLSVRKGQKALIRFEGKPNEVAQGRVQGTFSRAGQFFARIETAYFPEGVLPGMSADVAIEIGNRENAILVPRKYEKKRKIIIFRNGKSREIPFTPGLKSEQFIEVKEGDVQAGDKLSEVP; encoded by the coding sequence ATGAATGTTTTAATCGATAAAATAAAATTTTGGTTTTCTGTATACCGATCCTTGCGTCTTCCGTTTCGAATTCTTTTGCCGCTTCTTCCCGTATTGTTTTTGTTTCTATTCTTAACTACGAAGGGAAAAAATAAGGCGGAAGACGTGGCCGTTCTCGGTCCGGTTGCGGAGAAGGTTTACGGGCTTGGGACCGTTCATTCTTTGAATACGTTTCGGTTCAGAGTCGGAGTTCCGACTCGAATTACGAAGGTTTTTGTTCTGGAAGGGGACGAAGTCGTACCCGGTCAAGCGTTGCTCCAACTCGAAGGAACGACCATTGTTCGTTCTCCGATTCGAGGGATCGTTTCCGATGTCGGTTATCACGAGGGGGAAGTGGCCTTTCAAAATCTTCTCGCGATCGAAGTTCTGGGAATGGAATCCAAATATCTTATCGTAGCGCTTGACGAACAGGTTCTACTTTCGGTTCGTAAGGGACAAAAGGCGTTGATTCGTTTTGAGGGAAAGCCGAACGAGGTCGCACAAGGACGTGTACAGGGAACATTTTCGCGAGCCGGTCAGTTCTTTGCAAGGATAGAAACGGCGTATTTTCCCGAAGGGGTTCTTCCCGGAATGAGTGCGGATGTCGCGATCGAAATCGGAAATAGGGAGAACGCGATTCTTGTTCCTAGAAAATACGAAAAGAAACGTAAAATTATAATATTCAGAAATGGTAAATCGAGAGAGATTCCTTTTACGCCTGGATTGAAATCGGAGCAGTTTATCGAAGTGAAAGAAGGGGATGTTCAAGCCGGAGATAAACTTTCAGAGGTACCGTAA
- a CDS encoding ABC transporter permease — protein MLFIAIRQMLVRGKQTLTTLSGIVLGTAAFIIISGVLLGFRGYLVDQLINADCHVRISPRQEIIQANSMDDLFPGENVFWLSPPSGKRGSTHLSKASLWYERLDQDKEVQAYSPQVSGRVFLFSGSNQEAGKIIGIIPSRQIQVTPLADYITEGSVEFLSAGNRIILGDGLAKLLGLGLNKTVWISSGYQDKTPFRIAGIFRSGNKALDDSIAYGLLSEVQLLTAQSGMVTDIAVRLKDVNLSLQKAEEWRNTGDEKVVSWQEANTSFFAIFKLQDAIRYSMTAAILTVAGFGIYNILNVIINQKKREIAILRSIGYRPNEVLMIFLLQGLILGLSGGMIGLLIGFLACVRIETLPFTNPLFSAKATTMVVSFAPAIYLQAFVQSMVATLIASWIPARSAGKLSPIEIIRGE, from the coding sequence ATGTTGTTTATCGCAATCAGGCAAATGCTCGTCAGAGGAAAACAAACCCTGACGACACTTTCGGGAATCGTTTTGGGCACGGCCGCTTTTATCATCATTTCCGGAGTTCTTCTCGGATTTAGAGGATATCTCGTCGATCAGCTGATCAACGCGGATTGTCATGTTCGAATAAGTCCTAGACAAGAAATCATTCAGGCGAATTCTATGGACGACTTGTTTCCCGGAGAAAACGTATTCTGGCTTTCCCCTCCTTCCGGAAAACGCGGTTCCACACATCTAAGCAAAGCGAGTCTCTGGTATGAAAGATTGGATCAGGATAAAGAGGTGCAGGCATATTCTCCGCAGGTAAGCGGGCGAGTGTTCCTTTTTTCCGGTTCCAACCAGGAAGCCGGAAAGATCATAGGAATCATTCCATCCAGACAGATTCAAGTCACACCTCTCGCCGATTATATTACGGAAGGAAGCGTGGAGTTCCTATCCGCGGGAAATAGAATCATCTTAGGAGACGGGCTTGCGAAACTTCTCGGACTCGGATTGAACAAAACGGTATGGATTTCTTCCGGTTATCAAGACAAAACTCCGTTTCGGATTGCCGGAATCTTTCGTTCCGGAAACAAGGCTCTCGATGATAGTATCGCCTATGGATTGTTATCCGAAGTTCAACTTTTGACGGCTCAGTCCGGAATGGTCACGGATATAGCCGTTCGTCTGAAGGACGTAAATCTTTCGCTTCAGAAAGCGGAAGAATGGAGAAATACGGGAGACGAAAAAGTTGTAAGCTGGCAGGAAGCGAATACGAGTTTTTTTGCCATCTTTAAACTTCAGGACGCGATTCGATATTCCATGACGGCCGCTATTTTAACGGTTGCCGGATTTGGAATATATAATATTCTGAATGTGATTATCAATCAGAAAAAAAGGGAAATTGCGATTCTCAGATCCATCGGTTACAGACCGAACGAGGTGTTGATGATTTTTCTGTTACAAGGACTGATTTTAGGACTTTCCGGAGGAATGATCGGACTGTTGATCGGATTTTTGGCTTGTGTCAGAATCGAAACGCTTCCGTTTACAAATCCGCTTTTTTCTGCAAAAGCTACAACGATGGTCGTTTCTTTTGCTCCCGCGATTTATCTGCAGGCGTTTGTACAATCGATGGTCGCCACTTTGATCGCGAGTTGGATTCCCGCAAGATCCGCCGGAAAACTATCACCGATCGAAATCATACGAGGAGAATAG
- a CDS encoding ABC transporter ATP-binding protein: MQTASRAGISVNDLRKTFGNSEIIKGVSLDIEEGDYVSLTGKSGSGKSTLLYMISSLDPPSSGTVEIDGKNIYRMDEEEVHDFRNKRMGFIFQFHYLLPEFTAIENVLMPARKAGLLKKCQSYAEYLLEEFDLKDRMDYRIGRLSGGQAQRVAIARALVMNPKYIFADEPTGALDSTNTKTVMNILEKVNRETKATILVVTHDSDFASKTKRQIHLVDGQVVSLKEFETLKKNGKKERA, from the coding sequence ATGCAAACTGCAAGTCGCGCTGGAATCTCCGTAAATGATCTTAGAAAAACTTTCGGTAATTCGGAAATCATCAAAGGGGTCAGCTTGGATATAGAGGAAGGAGATTATGTTTCCCTAACGGGAAAGTCCGGTTCTGGAAAGAGCACGCTTTTGTATATGATTAGTTCCTTGGACCCTCCGAGTTCGGGAACGGTCGAGATCGATGGAAAGAATATCTATCGGATGGATGAGGAAGAAGTTCACGATTTTAGAAATAAAAGAATGGGTTTCATCTTTCAGTTTCATTACTTACTGCCCGAGTTCACCGCGATCGAAAACGTTTTGATGCCCGCAAGAAAAGCCGGACTTTTAAAGAAATGCCAAAGTTATGCGGAATATCTTTTGGAGGAATTCGATCTGAAGGATAGAATGGACTATCGAATCGGTCGTTTGTCCGGGGGGCAGGCGCAGAGAGTGGCGATCGCACGCGCGCTTGTGATGAATCCGAAATACATTTTTGCCGATGAACCTACTGGAGCCTTGGATTCGACGAACACAAAGACGGTTATGAACATACTCGAAAAGGTCAATCGGGAAACGAAAGCTACGATTCTTGTGGTCACTCACGATTCGGATTTTGCTTCGAAAACGAAAAGACAAATCCATCTTGTGGACGGTCAGGTCGTATCTCTGAAAGAATTCGAAACGCTCAAAAAAAACGGAAAAAAGGAACGTGCCTGA
- a CDS encoding prepilin peptidase: MPNLPDSSNFWIVLGFGSFGAASLGSFYVTLSFRILEYYYGKNRKSFSFFEKWKRIFTHPSSCDHCKAKIRYPKLLPIFGFFISKGKCQFCNGRIRPLFPLIEFSFVCVFIFCFSLTKNPAFSFVFLFLCGHLLISCLTDAFHFSLDYENLPWILFFGTASVFLFNGKLPGLNELYVLGGFFIVFLILFFLFPGGIGFGDVLFAPVYALIAGHPWWMFFLNASYIPAVLFTVVLRERGKSLRKAPIPMGLYFGIGLFFTFLSRIFFESELAPFTIFSEYSNSN, translated from the coding sequence TTGCCGAACTTGCCTGATTCTTCGAACTTTTGGATCGTTTTAGGTTTCGGAAGCTTCGGCGCGGCTTCCCTAGGAAGCTTTTACGTCACCCTAAGTTTTCGAATTTTAGAATATTACTACGGCAAAAACAGAAAATCGTTTTCGTTTTTCGAAAAATGGAAACGAATTTTTACCCATCCAAGTTCCTGCGACCACTGCAAAGCGAAGATACGTTATCCGAAATTGTTGCCTATCTTTGGCTTTTTCATCTCAAAAGGCAAATGTCAATTTTGCAACGGTAGAATTCGCCCTCTTTTTCCTTTGATAGAATTCTCCTTCGTATGCGTTTTTATTTTTTGCTTTTCCTTAACCAAAAATCCTGCATTCAGTTTTGTCTTTTTGTTTCTCTGCGGCCATCTTTTGATCTCCTGCCTTACGGACGCATTTCACTTCTCCTTGGATTACGAAAATCTTCCTTGGATTTTATTTTTCGGAACCGCATCCGTTTTTTTGTTCAACGGAAAATTGCCGGGTTTAAACGAACTTTATGTCTTGGGCGGTTTTTTTATCGTGTTTTTGATTCTGTTTTTTTTATTTCCGGGCGGAATCGGATTCGGGGACGTTTTGTTCGCCCCCGTTTACGCACTGATCGCAGGTCATCCTTGGTGGATGTTCTTTTTAAACGCCTCCTACATTCCAGCAGTTTTGTTCACGGTCGTTCTTCGAGAAAGAGGAAAAAGTCTGCGCAAGGCCCCGATTCCTATGGGTTTGTATTTCGGGATCGGATTGTTTTTTACTTTTTTGAGCAGAATTTTTTTTGAATCGGAGCTGGCCCCATTCACAATCTTTTCCGAATATTCCAACTCGAATTGA
- a CDS encoding pyridoxal phosphate-dependent aminotransferase, which yields MSQSTLEYVLANRIRGLDTSAIRKAFELAGTLKNPINLSIGQPHFPCPSNIIDAGCKALKDGKTAYTLTGGIPELRSALAEKYKNGNGISYATPERILVTSGISSAFLLLFNALLNEVDECLVVTPHFLMYPAYIKIYGGKMHSIHESFEPEALKEFTNKKLKIIIYSSPSNPTGKILSRKQLEALADLAEKTGAYLISDEIYELFDYDKKFISVGSFYDKAITLSGFSKTYSMTGLRLSSILAPEPIIKTLTTLQQYTLVCAPSVTQWMGLEALKTDMSSHIADYKEKRDFVFESLKDHYEINKSEGAFYFFIKIKEKDDDFIVRAVKEKELILVPGYIFTESKNYIRISFASEWENLKRGISALAELA from the coding sequence ATGAGTCAGAGTACGTTAGAATATGTTTTAGCAAATCGTATCCGAGGTTTGGATACTTCCGCCATCCGCAAAGCGTTCGAACTCGCGGGTACATTGAAAAACCCAATCAATCTCTCCATCGGTCAACCTCACTTCCCTTGTCCTTCCAATATCATAGACGCCGGCTGTAAGGCTCTCAAAGACGGTAAAACCGCTTATACTCTTACGGGAGGAATTCCAGAACTTAGAAGCGCTCTGGCCGAAAAATACAAAAACGGAAACGGAATTTCCTACGCAACCCCCGAAAGAATCCTCGTCACTTCCGGAATCAGCTCCGCGTTTCTTCTTTTATTCAACGCGTTGTTGAACGAAGTGGACGAATGTTTAGTCGTAACTCCGCACTTTTTGATGTATCCCGCGTACATCAAAATCTACGGGGGAAAAATGCACTCGATCCACGAATCCTTCGAACCGGAAGCTCTGAAAGAATTTACAAATAAGAAACTGAAAATCATCATCTATTCTTCCCCGTCCAATCCTACGGGAAAAATTCTTTCGCGAAAACAACTGGAGGCTCTCGCCGATCTCGCGGAAAAAACAGGGGCTTATCTAATCTCGGACGAGATCTACGAACTTTTCGACTACGATAAAAAATTTATTTCCGTCGGTTCTTTTTACGATAAGGCGATCACACTTTCCGGTTTTTCCAAAACCTACAGTATGACGGGTCTTCGATTGTCTTCGATTCTCGCGCCGGAACCCATTATAAAAACCTTAACTACTTTGCAGCAATACACTTTAGTCTGCGCCCCTTCCGTAACTCAGTGGATGGGTCTCGAAGCCCTAAAGACCGACATGAGTTCTCACATTGCGGACTACAAAGAAAAAAGAGACTTCGTATTCGAATCCTTAAAAGATCACTACGAAATTAACAAGAGCGAAGGCGCGTTTTATTTTTTCATTAAGATCAAAGAAAAAGACGACGACTTTATCGTTAGAGCTGTGAAAGAGAAAGAATTGATCCTGGTTCCGGGTTATATCTTTACCGAGTCCAAAAATTACATCCGTATCAGTTTCGCCTCCGAATGGGAAAATCTCAAGCGAGGAATCTCCGCACTTGCCGAACTTGCCTGA
- a CDS encoding AAA family ATPase has protein sequence METVKIAGLNVPVSKSGINPGSLGSDLVETDSTVRNLSNILYPLLEGKPVLLVGDAGVGKNALIYYINYKRKHPTARFSFNEDTLPEDLIGSYRILMDGRGFTWSDGPLTSAIRSGHSFVADEMNLCPPHIIKRFSTVYESAYLELIEGDSSRIYCGEGFNFIGTQNPAEGFEGRKPLPFDITRFFSVVFIDPHTPDEILYILKKLYPALSESLLQSCIRISLETENRVVVGKLGKGDLEKYHFNIRNLKKLCNRLLGLKADTSELQFREFWNFYVEPFRKKEDRDFQIELLLGESGLKVAPELPEPSFQVHKGFLYCNDKEIPIRDEDKAKRLLSEVPLPLKLREFSEKIFTAIQFQENVLIEYSEEQDPQILLPLFTEISGLPLETVSLCKGIHTSDIIGALKPIDGSKVDWVDGPLTRGIREGGNILITNLEAAGAELVEKLNMLTDDARSLTLPPEAGRNEPIQLTEDSRIFALKLFRKSKSVATISRAFRNRFTSVLFPDLEDESTLTEIISFYLPGNSLILKMVNFHLKIRDLAKKRTIGSANLVPYLFGLSNLLFWKDHILRYADEKAGQAGLKETAVRGGKIAYTNQVADPKERMELEKILDFQMSGIEVESDFFKVLEDKKKKTLTTATDIEKKSWWNPELHKREALTGKAKLLNSGNPLKRGIEINTPETGGQLKEGADAWYGQDTRGNKGQGEPAGGGGAWGYRTEELYKQFLAKRKILWEYTIQVSLKEFKEVFGQSLEDIELNLDRLFDPEIDITRMYRMEGNRIDTRKYISFLSGRGDSKVFDRTVIDKNEEKLKGVEVAFLVSKSRRIFNFEYAVAVISAMLSSAYILREHEVDFSIHAYSDRNNRKDRIDLIPIKRLEEEYDEVKEEEMFNYLRTDWQGDSVEEYQLLEKVESYFSPEAQTKIVVMISDFRGQRGKADVSDEINSRDNRKLHAEILKNQNRNYVFLGVGLGRRYIAEHLFQDSIQITSDNFYNMPNLIGTELGRLILTHHSMRN, from the coding sequence ATGGAAACTGTAAAAATCGCCGGTCTGAATGTTCCCGTTTCAAAATCCGGAATCAATCCAGGAAGTTTGGGGTCCGATCTTGTTGAGACGGATTCTACCGTTCGCAATCTATCCAATATTTTGTATCCTTTGCTCGAAGGAAAACCGGTGTTACTCGTCGGAGACGCAGGAGTCGGGAAGAATGCGCTTATCTATTACATCAATTATAAAAGAAAACATCCCACCGCAAGATTCAGTTTTAACGAGGACACTCTTCCAGAAGATCTAATCGGTTCGTATCGGATTTTGATGGACGGAAGAGGGTTTACTTGGTCGGACGGGCCTTTGACTTCTGCGATTCGTTCGGGTCATAGTTTTGTGGCGGACGAGATGAATCTTTGTCCTCCTCATATCATCAAACGATTTTCCACCGTATACGAGTCCGCCTATTTGGAGTTAATCGAAGGGGACAGTTCCAGAATTTATTGCGGAGAAGGTTTTAATTTTATCGGAACGCAGAACCCGGCGGAAGGTTTTGAAGGAAGGAAACCTCTTCCTTTCGACATCACCCGTTTTTTCTCCGTTGTTTTTATCGATCCTCATACTCCGGACGAGATCTTATATATTTTGAAAAAACTTTATCCCGCGTTAAGCGAATCTTTGCTTCAATCTTGTATTCGAATTTCTCTCGAAACGGAGAACCGGGTAGTGGTCGGCAAACTTGGAAAAGGGGATCTGGAAAAATACCACTTCAACATCCGAAACTTGAAAAAACTCTGCAATCGTCTTTTGGGTTTAAAAGCGGACACGAGCGAACTCCAATTCCGGGAATTCTGGAATTTTTACGTCGAACCTTTCCGTAAGAAAGAGGACAGGGATTTTCAAATCGAATTGTTGCTTGGCGAATCGGGTTTGAAGGTCGCGCCGGAACTTCCGGAACCGAGTTTTCAGGTTCACAAGGGATTCTTATACTGCAATGATAAGGAAATTCCGATCCGAGACGAAGACAAAGCCAAACGATTGTTAAGCGAAGTACCCTTGCCGCTCAAACTGAGAGAATTTTCCGAAAAGATTTTTACCGCGATTCAATTTCAGGAAAACGTTCTGATCGAATATTCGGAGGAACAGGATCCGCAGATTCTACTTCCTTTGTTCACCGAAATTTCTGGACTTCCGCTCGAAACGGTCAGTCTTTGTAAGGGAATTCATACTTCCGATATCATCGGAGCCTTAAAGCCGATCGACGGTTCCAAAGTGGATTGGGTGGACGGCCCTCTGACTCGGGGAATCCGAGAAGGCGGAAACATTCTCATTACAAACTTGGAAGCCGCAGGCGCGGAACTAGTAGAAAAATTGAATATGCTTACGGACGATGCGAGATCTTTGACTCTTCCTCCGGAGGCGGGAAGAAACGAGCCGATTCAACTCACCGAAGATTCCAGAATATTTGCGCTCAAACTCTTTCGTAAATCCAAATCCGTCGCGACGATTTCCAGAGCGTTCCGGAACCGTTTTACGAGCGTGCTTTTTCCGGATCTCGAAGACGAATCCACGTTAACCGAAATTATTTCCTTTTATCTTCCAGGCAACAGTCTGATCTTGAAGATGGTGAATTTTCACTTGAAGATCCGGGATCTCGCAAAAAAAAGAACGATCGGTTCCGCCAATCTTGTGCCGTATCTATTCGGGCTTTCGAATCTTCTCTTTTGGAAGGATCATATCCTGCGTTATGCGGATGAAAAAGCGGGACAAGCCGGTTTGAAAGAAACCGCGGTGCGAGGCGGCAAGATCGCATATACAAATCAGGTCGCCGATCCGAAAGAAAGAATGGAACTCGAAAAAATTCTGGACTTTCAAATGTCCGGCATCGAAGTCGAATCGGATTTCTTCAAAGTTCTTGAGGATAAGAAAAAAAAAACTCTGACAACCGCCACCGACATTGAAAAAAAAAGTTGGTGGAATCCGGAACTTCATAAAAGAGAAGCGTTAACCGGCAAGGCCAAACTTCTCAATTCGGGCAATCCTCTCAAACGAGGAATCGAAATCAATACTCCGGAAACGGGAGGTCAGTTGAAAGAAGGCGCGGACGCTTGGTACGGACAAGACACGCGCGGCAACAAGGGTCAAGGTGAACCTGCGGGCGGAGGCGGCGCTTGGGGTTATCGCACCGAAGAACTTTATAAACAATTTCTTGCCAAACGTAAGATTCTTTGGGAATATACGATCCAGGTTTCCTTGAAGGAATTTAAGGAAGTTTTCGGACAAAGTTTGGAGGACATCGAACTCAATCTAGATCGTCTTTTCGATCCTGAAATCGACATTACTAGAATGTATCGAATGGAAGGAAATCGGATCGATACTCGAAAATATATTTCCTTCCTATCCGGAAGAGGGGACTCGAAAGTTTTTGATCGAACCGTCATTGATAAGAACGAGGAAAAACTGAAAGGTGTGGAAGTTGCCTTTCTCGTTTCCAAATCCAGAAGGATTTTTAACTTCGAATACGCGGTCGCGGTGATTTCCGCGATGCTTTCTTCGGCTTATATTTTAAGGGAACACGAGGTGGATTTTTCGATCCATGCGTATTCGGACCGTAACAACAGAAAAGATAGAATCGATCTGATTCCGATCAAACGTCTGGAAGAAGAATATGACGAGGTTAAAGAGGAAGAGATGTTCAATTATCTACGGACCGACTGGCAGGGTGATTCCGTTGAGGAATATCAGCTTCTCGAAAAAGTAGAATCGTATTTTTCACCGGAGGCTCAGACGAAAATTGTGGTAATGATCTCCGATTTTCGGGGACAAAGAGGAAAAGCGGACGTTTCCGACGAAATCAATTCCAGAGACAACCGTAAACTACATGCGGAAATTCTAAAGAACCAAAATCGGAATTACGTTTTTTTGGGAGTCGGTCTCGGAAGGAGATACATTGCGGAACATCTGTTTCAGGATTCCATTCAGATTACTTCGGACAATTTTTACAATATGCCGAATCTGATCGGAACCGAATTAGGCAGGCTCATTCTTACCCATCATAGTATGAGAAATTAA
- a CDS encoding DUF1564 domain-containing protein: protein MEKIFFNADQKIQSTLLESKTETETILFPESYLNTLTLEQRKALPKRILSLMKRYQKFLVSKRRMNRKAGKTLYQRDRGKMIRMNMRIDCKTWALLGVISASHGVSRCFMVNYLLWLDDLKVGDSIDLALNVGCPSFHSSYSYIWHLDLTKNKISKRLKFGPNPLLTVPKDSIP, encoded by the coding sequence ATGGAGAAAATATTTTTCAACGCGGATCAAAAAATCCAATCGACATTGTTAGAATCTAAAACGGAAACCGAAACAATTCTGTTTCCAGAATCATATTTGAACACATTGACATTGGAACAGAGGAAAGCGCTTCCAAAAAGAATTCTTTCTCTTATGAAACGATATCAGAAATTCCTGGTTTCTAAGAGAAGAATGAATCGTAAGGCCGGAAAGACTTTGTATCAAAGAGATCGAGGGAAGATGATTCGAATGAACATGAGAATCGATTGTAAGACTTGGGCTCTTTTAGGTGTTATTTCCGCGTCTCATGGCGTTTCGAGATGTTTTATGGTGAATTATCTTTTGTGGTTGGATGATTTGAAGGTCGGGGATTCTATCGATCTAGCTTTGAATGTGGGATGTCCCTCCTTCCACAGTTCGTACAGTTATATCTGGCACCTCGATCTTACGAAAAACAAGATTAGTAAGAGATTGAAATTTGGTCCGAACCCACTTCTAACGGTTCCGAAGGATTCTATTCCATAA
- the smpB gene encoding SsrA-binding protein, with protein MANKKEESGHSPLVNKKAKFNFELISFLEAGIVLSGSEVKSLREKKGNLTDAFAKIKNGEVFLENFSITPYKNGGYANHPEIRPRKLLLHKKEIEKLERQVKEKGLVLVATKVYFKNNLRVKVEIAVAKPKKIHDKRDDMQKKDAQQEIARALKSSNRYG; from the coding sequence ATGGCAAATAAAAAAGAAGAATCCGGACATTCTCCCCTGGTCAATAAAAAGGCCAAGTTCAACTTCGAGTTGATTTCGTTCCTCGAAGCGGGGATTGTTTTGTCCGGATCGGAAGTCAAAAGTCTCCGTGAAAAAAAGGGGAATCTGACCGACGCATTCGCCAAGATTAAAAACGGAGAGGTCTTTCTGGAAAACTTCTCCATCACTCCGTACAAAAACGGAGGTTACGCCAATCATCCCGAAATTCGTCCGAGAAAACTCCTCCTTCATAAGAAGGAAATCGAAAAATTGGAACGTCAGGTAAAAGAAAAGGGTTTGGTTCTTGTTGCTACTAAGGTTTATTTTAAGAACAATCTCCGGGTCAAAGTGGAGATTGCCGTCGCGAAACCGAAAAAGATCCACGATAAACGGGACGATATGCAGAAAAAAGACGCGCAACAGGAAATCGCTCGCGCGTTGAAATCATCCAACCGCTACGGATGA